The genomic window AAGAGGGAGGCAGCACTGATGTAGTCAAATGTAGAGTTACACCAAACATCCATCCACCTAGACTCATATTCATTACCTACCAACATCCAGTCTTGTTCCATTGCCAAACAGTATCTCTCCACATGTGGCCACTGCACAGTAGTAAGTCCCAGAATCAGAGGAGCTGACGTTGTTCTTGGAGAGGCTGTAGACACAGCTCCGTGTAGGAGAGGGAGTCTCAGGTCTCTTCTCACACACTACACTCCTGTCTCCTTGGGTGTAAAGGAGTCCTGGATGGGATTCTCCTGCCCCGGCTCTGAACCAGAACACACTGTGTTGTCCTGTACAGGACTCAGGGAGGACTGTACAGTCACAGAGAGGGAACACTGCAGAGTCACAGAGTCTCCTGGGTGGACTGGCTCAGACTCTGGCTGCTGCAACACTGTCTGGTAGTCAGATCTCAGAAGATGGTTACCTGAATATttacaaagaaaaaaatataaatacaatataGTCTACAATATGCTGATAAAATATTGTTTATAAACTACAATGTATACATACCCCTTGCAACCACAAAGGCGCCGTTTCTGAATTCCATCTTCTGCTTCATTGCTTTTACACAGAAGTATATTCCCTTGTCTGAACTGgttatatttaggatttgtAGAACATAATTACCATCAACGATTTTTGCAGAGAAACGCTCTCCTAAATACTTTTTATGTCCTCCATTTTTTGTTTGATCTGCTACAAGTTGGGGCATGTGTCCAATGGTTTGCTTGTACCAGTATAGCATTTCATAGTCTTCCGACACTGCACATGGCAGTGTCACAGTTCCACCGTGTTCAGCAATGGTCAAATTCATATTTTGGTGAATGTCCTCACTTTCATTCAGATCTAGAAAAATGGCAAATTGTTAAAGGACATCATTTTTCCAGACTTTGTAATTGCATTAATCCAGAaaaataaaagtattttgtaCAGCAATATTTTCAGTCCACTCATTATCtgtatattataatatattgcACATGAAACTTTTCTAAATAATCCATGTACAATGTCAATTACCAGAGTCCTAATCAACTATCAATACATCTTAACTTGGTATAAACTAATTCAAACCAGTTTTTGAAAATATCAGCAGAGATGCCATTAGTACCCAGTTAATATGTCGTTTGAGAATCTACAGTTGATCTATAGAGAACAATCCTAAATAATGTAACTGATCAAATATACACTTACACAGTTGAGATAGAAGAAGTACACAGATATGTCTGATTGAGATCATCTTGGAGGTTTGCGATGATAGTCTTTTCTTATTTATAACTTATGAGCAGAACCTCTGGTCTGGATTTATATCCAACCTGATTGGGGGAAAGGACATCATGTGACGTATAACTTGTGACTTCCTCCGACAGTTATAAACATGTGCTAGTTTTATTTTTACATGTATTTAATCTGACTGTCTGTTCAATGCAAGGTTTACACTTTGACAAATAATTGACTGCCACGTCACAAGAAAggcaaatgtttattttatccTTATGTATCTAATCAAGGTGCTCTTTATTTCTAGAAAGTGTTAGATAATGTTTACTTAAAGGAAAGGGATGTTAAGATGCTCAACGCATTTACCATAAAGAACATACCGTAATGATTTGATGagtttatttatatttgtattttacaaCTTTTgtttataattgggtgtgctttgccttcggcaagggcacaacctttgttctctcacatatatattattgggtgtgctcaagccttcggcgagagcacaacctttgttctctcacatatatattattattattattatttttatttctttttgcccccctaaaactcagtaaatacttggcctacatagacaacgtaggtgtcaaaagtttcgtcttggtagcgattgagttgcttctattggaatttacgttccgttgcatggtttaagcgtaagttaagtttttgtggcgaaaagtgaagctaacggtggctaatttgctagccacagtcactgacgttactaacgtcactgcgtcactaacgtcacgaaa from Osmerus mordax isolate fOsmMor3 chromosome 12, fOsmMor3.pri, whole genome shotgun sequence includes these protein-coding regions:
- the LOC136954446 gene encoding LOW QUALITY PROTEIN: uncharacterized protein (The sequence of the model RefSeq protein was modified relative to this genomic sequence to represent the inferred CDS: deleted 2 bases in 1 codon), with protein sequence MISIRHICVLLLSQLYLNESEDIHQNMNLTIAEHGGTVTLPCAVSEDYEMLYWYKQTIGHMPQLVADQTKNGGHKKYLGERFSAKIVDGNYVLQILNITSSDKGIYFCVKAMKQKMEFRNGAFVVARGNHLLRSDYQTVLQQPESEPVHPGDSVTLQCSLSVTVVLPESCTGQHSVFWFRAGAGESHPGLLYTQGDRSVVCEKRPETPSPTRSCVYSLSKNNVSSSDSGTYYCAVATCGEILFGNGTRLDVEPAVDLIVIILGVSLAVCVVLIIILICTRKTRTVCENCKVSVTYHGPDKTTPEQVNGQEGEDLNYAALQFSEMKGKRGRRKRETPQESVYSDVRGSDWEGSGQQEISL